DNA sequence from the Gouania willdenowi chromosome 21, fGouWil2.1, whole genome shotgun sequence genome:
ACAGATAGTAAcaatcatattttaataatggcAGATCTGAGCATATTTCAGccataaatacattattttagcAAAGTGAAACCAAAAAGGCAACCAGGTGAggatcaaataaaaaacaaaaagagaaggggttttggagtcattttgtatattttccgtttattttaaaaaatatttttctatcattttaaaaaaaatatttttctatcattttaaaaaaatatatttttctgtcattttgtaaatgtttctctcattttctatgagtttctgtcactttttatatttttatattttgtatatttctctgtcattgtctgtatttttctgttatgttgtatatttttctttcattttttatatttttctttcatttttgtgtatattctattattttgtatatttttatgatattttgtcgttttgtatatttttctttcatttttcaaaatatttttcagtctttttttatacttttctgtcattttgtatatttttcccttattgttttcacatttttctgtcatattttgtatttacattgtcattttgtaaatattttccctattttttgtatagttttatgtGCGGCTGGGCTCAGTGGGTCCTCAGCTATGTGGTCTCACTCGGTTGTGTTTTCTCTCTGTGGTCTGGGGTCAGTTTGGGGGTCAGCTCGGGCCTCCTTTGGTGCCCTCATGGCTGCATTCCTGGCTGGTCTCGTGGGTCAAGGTCGATGCTATCGCTTCTAAAAGGGAACTCTTCagtgcacatactgtatgttatggATGCACAGCCGTGTCATCTGTAAGTACACACtcactccctctgttcacttttattttcaaagtgtTTGTTGATGTGGATGTTTTCTTTCTACATATGTCACTATACGCTATACAACAACAGTAGACTCCAGTCTGCTCCATAATACCAGCAGCACAACCAAAATGTGTCACTCTCTCCTTTCTTTTCATTGTTCTCCCTAACTCCTTTTCCCTTATATTCCCCCCCTTTCTCCCAGGCTTAACACTACCTCTAGTTTTTATATCTCTCCcgtcaaattaaattattaatctTAGTctaaacttttttaaattattgtttattaacaaacaagatAACATGCAACAACTTCCTCAGTTCTACATCAATGCACAACAACTACAAACATGAACCAAATACAATACAACCaaaaaagatgagagaaaatacacacaaaaggaaaatataagagatcaaataaacattttatttagtttaacctAATTATCAAATTATATAATTTACGTGCAtggacatttttcattttatcttATTTGAACTATTGTACAATCACTATAAAAATCAACAGTTCTGTTCTTAGAACTCAAAACCCCAATAGATATTAAACCaaataatatagtttttttatcacgattagtgcacaaagtgtcaaaatgaaccacctcagatatttttatactgcattttaccATATTGttgaaacaataaaatatccAATTTTAAAGCAGACAATGAAGGGGGCATTTAGCATATCTGCATTTGTACATATAATATTTTGTTACTATAAGTAatctattgatttttttaatttttaaggaAGATGCCagattaaatattttcaaatgaccaaaaacaatgTATATATCCTTAGAAAACAGCAAATCATATAGAGATTTCCACATAGATTGGACTATTTCACACTCACAAAATATATTTGTCTTTGCATAAGTAACAATTGTCcactttcattttaaatattttattaataaaataatttgatgaataaataatttatattttggGGAAATAGGAAATTTTAAATATGTTGTTTTGATGGCTGAAATGTCAGATTTATTGTAGATTTTGAAGTTAGTTTTTGGTCTGAACTGAAACGAGAGGAACGCTAATCATCAGAGAACAGGCGGAACCAAAGCTGAGTGCGTTGAGTTTCCGGTAGGAACACAATATTGAAGACACAAGATGGCGGCGCACTTGCTTAAGATCGGGCGATTTGCATCTGTAAAGGTAAAAGCTGCTTAACTGCATGTCAGCTTTAAAAACGTGTGTGAGTGAATGGGACATAGTTTGATAAGAACAGACCGGGGGTCCGGAGCTTCACAGCGGGTCTGAGTCAGGTCTAAAGCCGCTCTGTGACTGTTGACCCCGGGCTATGACGTCCCGGAGGTTTAACACTGAGAGACACCCAGACTCTGACTCTGAACAATTTGGTTgataatattatattttatatgaaAGACTTTGATTAATTTGTTCCTAAATGACAGTATTGTTGAGACGATCTGATTTGATCTCAGCAATCCGTGTTTCCGTCCGGACGATGTTGGCTCTTCATCATCTATTTCATCACAAGCTGGAACTGCGACATTTTTTAATCTGGCCCAACCCAAACATGTGAACCTCACCCACATGACAGAGGGTGAATGTAGGCAGGGcgcatttatttgtatagagcatttcatacacaagacaattcaatgtattttacatgatcaaaaggtGCAAcggaaaacatttaacagcttaaaaatcaataacaacattaaaattagcagtaaaacatttaaaatcagcagtaaaaatattaaatcaacaataaaaagattaaaaatcataAACATAAGCTAAGGCTTCTGCCCCTTTTCCctccttcttttaaaacgtacttaagcgcaagtaaaattactgattttgaaatatacttaaaaaaaaaaaaaaatacaagtaccataaagcaactcaattacagtaatgtgagtttTTTTAATGGTGCACTACTAATTGTAACTGTTTTCTTTTGATCACTGCAGTATCTGCGAGTGGAGAGCTTTGGTGCTCTGGTCAGtcgatctgctgctgctgcttcatttTGTACAGAAGCTGAAAAACCAGCAAAACCAGCAAAGAAGACAAAGGCAGCAGCCAAGAGtaagactttacatccttttacatgatctattttcatcactttttcttgccatatttttgattcttttaatgcatttttgctatattactcccatttctgacacttcatcacatttcaatgccttttctacacattttttccactttcaagacattttcagcatttataaaccctttccaccacttttccacctgtcacatacagtatgttgacccattattgtcacttttaacctcttttcatcatatttcatgcttatgttTTGCCAATTGAACAGCTTTCAAAAAATCTTGTGCCTCAGGGAAAAGCTTGTGATGGATCCTGTAACATCTGCAGACTGACAGATCATTTTTATATGAActttaatgataaaaatgagaGTTTTactgaaataacaaaaataacaatggcATTTATAACAATGGtgataataatgattaaaatatgtgaTGATAATGTAATACTTATGGCAGTATAATAATCGATATTATTAGATGctattttttaataaagactttaacacatatatttattaatgtttgtctgTCGTCCCTTCGATTCATCGGTGCTGAAATcgattatatatatttttaagtcaAACCGCATTAGTCTGGCGTTAGCAACATCAACAGTACATTTAGTGCAAACATGGCAGACGTAGACGAAGGTCCGCTGGATAAGACGCTCCAACTTAAgtcagaagtttggaaccatcttAATATTATCCAAGTAAAGTTTTAAAGATCTATCAGTCAATactgaattgaaattgaattgtgattaattgacgCAAAAAACTTATTAATCGGAATCTATTCAGGAAATTGGCCATGTTGCCCAGCTCTAATgatcacttttatttatttaatggtgCAAACATGAgagtttaaaaagcacagaaattggttaaaagttgtgggtaatggaatttaaaaatgtaggaaaattagtttaaactggcaaatattgggcattacaaatcgtgaatgtggttaaactggcaaaaataaatataaataataaatataaatatacaatgtgGTGAAAAGGGATTAAAGgtgataataatgggtcaacatatgacattaggtagaaaaattgtggaaaaggtttataagtgctaaaaatggtaaatggacatgatttatatagcgctttatcaccacactgaagcagtcccaaagcgctttacatatcagctcattcacccaatcactctcacattcacacaccagtgggacaggactgccatgcaaggcactagtcgaccactgggagcaacttagggttcagtgtcttgcccaaggacactttgacacatagtcaggtactgggatcgaacccacaacctctcgatcagaagacgaccctctaccacctgagccacggtcgccctaaaaATGTccgaaaaggggaaaaaatgtgcagaaaatgcattgaaatttaatggagaagtgtcagaaatgggcgtaatgtagcaaaaatgcattgaaaggagcaaaaatatggcagaaaagtgatgaaaataggctaaaatatggcaaggttggtgtagttgcagaaaaagggtaaaaataagcaaaaatgggctcaaattgttcaaaaaacatatttttagtttctttaaggcatctggcgaccccctcccagtatctcgcgaccccaaatcgggtcctgaccccaagattgagattCCCTCAGATAGATTAGTGAATGCAGACAGAACTCTGGTCATGTGTGGAAAAAGCTTTCCTCCCATGATGAGGTTCAAGGTGTGATTATCTCCTGTTCACAAACCTTTGATTGTTCTAAAAAGACAGCTTTTCTATCAGTTCATGAGTGAATGTGACTTATTTTCTCAATCAGCTCGTGATTGCATTCTGACATTAATGGTGTTTCCATTGTAGGTCACGTAGAAATATAGCAGCTGCAGGGAATGTGAAACGTGATCACTGCATTTGTCCCATATTTTCTGACAAATGTTTTCACATTTGGTGCCTTAAAGATAAATGTTGCTTTACATTTGTGTCCATGTTTGTAAACTCATATTCCATCTTACATTTTCCTCAGCAGCAGAGGCTCTGGATGACAGAGCTAACTTACTCGCTTACAAGACCCCCGTTGCCTTCCCACTCCGGCTTTCAGAGTCTGTAGGTGTTCCCGAGGCAGAGACGGTTGCACCGGCCGTGGCATCAACACAGGCCGTGGCATCAACACCTGATGCAGCAACACCTGACGTGGCATCAACGCAGGCCGTAGCATCAACACCTGACGCGGCATCAACACTGGCCGTAGAATCTACACCCCCCTGTGAATCCGCCGTAGCTGAGCAAGAGGTCGTGGAGCTCGCTGAAACTTCCTCATATGCAGTTCCTGATCTCGATCCTGTTCCGCCTGTAGCTGAAAGTAGCGCAGCTGCTCCTGTGGATGAACCCCTGGTTGAATCAAGCACTACTAGCCAAGCATCAGACGAcactccagcagcagcagctactGCAGACGACCCACCACAGCCTCCCAAAGCCTCCTCTGAACACAGAGATGCAGCAGCTGATTCGTCGTCCTCTTCGTCATCAAGCAACTCGGACTCAGACTCGGATTCTGACTCTGACGATGAGAAGTCAGAGAAAGACCAAGACGTGCCCACAGGTGTATCTGATGCATCTCCTGGCACAAAGACAACAGTTCCTATCACTACAGAGTTGGAGAAGTCTGTGGATTCAGCTCCTGAGATTAGTACAGCTGCAGAAGATGGCCCCGAACCTTTGGCAGATCCTGTAACTGAAACAGCTCCAGAGGAGACAGAAGAATCTGCTTCTTTAACTGAGCCTGTTGTTCAAAATGAGGTTGAGACCATAAGTGGAGATGCAATTCCAGAAGAAGCCCAGATTACCACCTCGAAGGGAATAGCGGAAGCTGCTGAAACTCTGGCAGATGCCGCCTCTGAAACTCTCAAAGATGCTGCTCCTGAAACTCTCAAAGATGCCGCCTCTGAAACTCTGCAGGATGCTTCTCCTGAAACCCTACAAGATGCCGCCGCTGAAACCCTACAAGATGTCGCCCCTGAAGACCAACAAGATGCCGCCGCTGAAACCGTAAAAGATGCAGCATCTGAAACTCTCAAAGATGGTGCTCCTGAAACCTGCCAAGAGGCAGCCGCTGAAACCCTACAAGATGGTCCTCCTGAAACTCCCAAAGATGCTGCTGTCGAAACCCTACAAGATGCTGTTGTTGAAATACCAGCAGATGTGGCTGCCGAAACCTCAACAGGTGCCGCTGCTGAAACCACAGCTGAAACCACAGCAGAAGCAGCCGTTGAAACCCTACAAGATGCTGCTCCTAAAACTCCTGAAGATGCAGCTGCTGAAACCCTGACAGGTGCCACCGAAACTTCTGCAGAGGCCATTGAAACTCCGGCAGGTGCAGCTGAAACATCGACAGGTGCAGTCAATGTTTCCGAGACTGTCACCGCTGAATCCCCGGTTCCTGCAGATGTTGCGGAGGAGCTGGTGGACCCTGCTCCAGTCCTAACTGGAACTGCTCAGGAGGAGATACAGACGGAGGCTTCAGCTGAACAGTCTGCGGGTACACACCACACCACCCTTCCT
Encoded proteins:
- the ndufv3 gene encoding nucleolar protein dao-5 isoform X2, yielding MAAHLLKIGRFASVKYLRVESFGALVSRSAAAASFCTEAEKPAKPAKKTKAAAKTEALDDRANLLAYKTPVAFPLRLSESVGVPEAETVAPAVASTQAVASTPDAATPDVASTQAVASTPDAASTLAVESTPPCESAVAEQEVVELAETSSYAVPDLDPVPPVAESSAAAPVDEPLVESSTTSQASDDTPAAAATADDPPQPPKASSEHRDAAADSSSSSSSSNSDSDSDSDSDDEKSEKDQDVPTGVSDASPGTKTTVPITTELEKSVDSAPEISTAAEDGPEPLADPVTETAPEETEESASLTEPVVQNEVETISGDAIPEEAQITTSKGIAEAAETLADAASETLKDAAPETLKDAASETLQDASPETLQDAAAETLQDVAPEDQQDAAAETVKDAASETLKDGAPETCQEAAAETLQDGPPETPKDAAVETLQDAVVEIPADVAAETSTGAAAETTAETTAEAAVETLQDAAPKTPEDAAAETLTGATETSAEAIETPAGAAETSTGAVNVSETVTAESPVPADVAEELVDPAPVLTGTAQEEIQTEASAEQSAEAAEPEEPFDNNTYRNLQHHTYNPYTFADLDVEMAKFRLPQPSSVRPSS
- the ndufv3 gene encoding nucleolar protein dao-5 isoform X1; translation: MAAHLLKIGRFASVKYLRVESFGALVSRSAAAASFCTEAEKPAKPAKKTKAAAKTAEALDDRANLLAYKTPVAFPLRLSESVGVPEAETVAPAVASTQAVASTPDAATPDVASTQAVASTPDAASTLAVESTPPCESAVAEQEVVELAETSSYAVPDLDPVPPVAESSAAAPVDEPLVESSTTSQASDDTPAAAATADDPPQPPKASSEHRDAAADSSSSSSSSNSDSDSDSDSDDEKSEKDQDVPTGVSDASPGTKTTVPITTELEKSVDSAPEISTAAEDGPEPLADPVTETAPEETEESASLTEPVVQNEVETISGDAIPEEAQITTSKGIAEAAETLADAASETLKDAAPETLKDAASETLQDASPETLQDAAAETLQDVAPEDQQDAAAETVKDAASETLKDGAPETCQEAAAETLQDGPPETPKDAAVETLQDAVVEIPADVAAETSTGAAAETTAETTAEAAVETLQDAAPKTPEDAAAETLTGATETSAEAIETPAGAAETSTGAVNVSETVTAESPVPADVAEELVDPAPVLTGTAQEEIQTEASAEQSAEAAEPEEPFDNNTYRNLQHHTYNPYTFADLDVEMAKFRLPQPSSVRPSS